A region of the Kineococcus endophyticus genome:
CGCCACCACAGGTGCCCACCCGTGCAGGTCCACCCGGTGTCGACGCGGCAGTACAGCACCGCCCGGCGGCCGTCATCGTGCTGCAAGTGAGCTCCCCGGTCCCGGCACGCCTCGACCCGCTCGTCACGCGGCGGTCTCTGCTGCATCGGGGGCTTCCAGGACACCGACTGATCTTGGCAGGCAACGTCACGGTCATCCCGCGGTGCGCGCGCAGCGCACGGTCACCCCGCTGACCAGCACGTCATCGACCGTCCGGATCTGCCGATGTCGGGGCGGCGCTTCGTCCGTGCTCGGGGCGTCTCCACCGGACGTCTACTGCGCCCTCACAGCGTGAGCGGGCAGTCGCCGGGCCAGCCACGGCAGCAACAGCAACGCCCCTACGCAGCCCAGCGCGACCGCCGCCCACGGCAGCCACAACGCCACCGCGAACAACCCCACCAGCAACGGCGCCAGCAGCGCGGTGGCGTTGAAGCCGTACTGCACCGTCGCCATGTACCGCCCGTGCGCCGCCACCGGCGCCGACGCCTCGGCCATCGCCATCACCCGGACCCCGACCAGCATGGCCGAGACCGCCAGTACGACCGTGGAGGCCAGCAGCCACACCGGCTGCCACCCCCCACCGACAGACGGTGCCGCCGCGCACATCGCGCACCAAGCGAGAATCAGCACCGTCCCGGCGGCGACGGTGCGGGTGCGCGTCCACCCACTCGTCCAGCGCACCACCAGCGCGGTGCTGGTGGAGGTGATGCCGGTCAGCAGCGCGATGGAGGCTCCCGGCACCCATGCCGGTGCGTGCAGCCGCTCCAGGGCCCACACCGAGAAGCCGACGAGGTGGACGTCAGTGGCCAGGCCCGTCAAGGCGATCACCACCAGCAGGATCAGGAAGGGACGGTCCCGCCACGGACGCGGCGCAGCCCCCACCGCTGCGTCCGACGACGCGGGCGACGACGCGGGCGACGACGCGGGCGACGACGCGGGCGACGACGTGGGCGCCGTACGGGCATCGGACGTTGTGGCGCTGTGAGCCAGGTCTGTGGCGTGCGGTCCGGCCTCATCGGAGATGGCCGGGTGCGCCGGAGCTTGCGCTGTAGCGGAGGCCTGGCGGTCACGAGCGGTCTTGACGTGGACCAGGCGCCACAGCAGGCCGG
Encoded here:
- a CDS encoding MFS transporter, with the translated sequence MAHTAVGTEKAPTWSRENNRSRWGLLLALAIDNFGSGLFLPLVLVYSVQVVGLSVGLAGTLLFLGTLIGLGAPLVVGTVVDRFGPRRVVIASQLIQAVGMTLYFLAGAAGSGAGSGRGTAVALAVGGAVLVAAGTQTFYSSLFSLIAAVAGDGPKDGPFAHVDMIRSAAFGLGALLAAALLTWLDTPALRIAVAVDALTFVLAAGLLWRLVHVKTARDRQASATAQAPAHPAISDEAGPHATDLAHSATTSDARTAPTSSPASSPASSPASSPASSDAAVGAAPRPWRDRPFLILLVVIALTGLATDVHLVGFSVWALERLHAPAWVPGASIALLTGITSTSTALVVRWTSGWTRTRTVAAGTVLILAWCAMCAAAPSVGGGWQPVWLLASTVVLAVSAMLVGVRVMAMAEASAPVAAHGRYMATVQYGFNATALLAPLLVGLFAVALWLPWAAVALGCVGALLLLPWLARRLPAHAVRAQ